The Haloplanus sp. GDY1 genomic sequence GGAACACGGTTCCACGAACAGTCGGTCGGAGACCGACGATAGCGTCGAACACGGCTCGACGGACACGGCCGACGACGGCGTGACGATCACCGTCGGACACGTCGCGGACGGCTTCTACGTCGCGGACGACGGGCCGGGGATCCCCGAATCGGAGCGCGACGAGGTGTTCGAGGCGGGATACTCGACGACCGCGGAGGGCACCGGCTTCGGCCTCGACATCGTGCAGGAAGTCGTCGACGCCCACGATTGGGACGTCGCGGTCACCGAGAGCGCGGCCGGCGGCGCCCGCTTCGAGATCACCGGACTGGGGCTCGACGGGGAGTGATCGATCGCCGACCGAACCCCGTGACAACATTTAACATGGGGAACCGCCTACGTCGTGTCGATGTCGGAACGGTCGCCGTTCGAATGTGAGTCGTGTAACGAGCGTGTGAGTCCGACCGCCTATCGGGCCACCTGTCCGGACTGTGGCGGCCCGCTCCGGCGCCAGCGGGTACACTGAACGATACGCTTTCGTCCGCCGACTCCCTTGGTCGACCGATGCCGGAGGACGGATCCGGGAACGGCACCGACCCGACGGCCGTCGCCGTGATCGCGGTGACCGCAGACGACGTGGTGACCGCCCTCGAAACGAACTGGCGGAGCGACCGCCACACCGTCCTCCGGATCACTCCGCCGTTCGCCGGGCGGATGCGGGCACGCCTCCACCGGCCCCTCCCCGGCGACGACGCCCGGGACGCCGTCCACGTCGATCCGTCGGCGCTCGTCGCGGACCCGCCGCCGTATCCCACCCCGGACGAGACGGCGGACCGACTCCGCGAGGCGGACGCGTACACGACGGAACGTCACCACGAGCGTCACGCCGAGGCCGTCGAGGCGTGGCGCAGGGCGGTCCGAGACAGCCTCGTCGGCGCCGTCGACCTGCCCACCGCGGCCGGCCCGCATCGCGTCGAGGTCACGTATCTCGGTTGACCACAATATTTATATATACGACAGCATCTCGACGTGTGAACCGATCACACGGCAAAATTGCGTATAAGACCGTTAACGACCCGAATTCCGACGTTCCGATGCCGGAACATTTTTAAGTGTTACGGACGTACTTATGGTAAGGACTCACCCCCGTTCGTCTCTTCGCTTCTCCCTCGATACGGGGGTATCCGACAGTCACAATGAGCGAAACCAAGACCTACAGTACCACGGAAGCGGCCGAGCGAGAACGGGAACGAACGGACGAGCGGACGGCGCCGAGCTGTCCGGAGTGTAGCGGCAACCTCGTGACCGACGAGGAACACGGGGAGACGGTGTGTGCGGACTGCGGGCTCGTGGTCGAGGAGGACGAGATCGACCACGGCCCCGAGTGGCGCGCCTTCGACTCCAGCGAGCGCGACTCCAAGTCGCGGGTGGGTGCGCCGACGACCCAGATGATGCACGACAAGGGGTTGTCGACGAACATCGGTTGGCAGGACAAGGACGCCTACGGGAAGACCCTCTCCTCGCGCCAGCGCGAGAAGATGCAACGCCTGCGCACCTGGAACGAGCGGTTCCGCACCCGCGACTCCAAGGAGCGCAACCTCAAGCAGGCCCTCGGCGAGATCGACCGCATGGCCTCGGCGCTGGGCCTCCCCGAGAACGTCCGCGAGACCGCCTCGGTCATCTACCGGCGCGCCCTCTCGGACGACCTGCTGCCCGGCCGCTCCATCGAGGGCGTCGCCACCAGCGCCCTCTACGCCGCCGCCCGACAGGCCGGCACCCCCCGCTCCCTCGACGAAATCGCCACCGTCTCCCGCGTCGACAAGATGGAACTGACCCGGACGTACCGGTACATCGTCCGCGAACTCAAACTCGAGGTGAAGCCCGCCGACCCCGAGCAGTACGTCCCCCGATTCGCCTCCGAACTCGACCTCTCGGAGGAGGCGAGCCGGCAGGCCCGGGAACTGCTTCGCTCCTCGCGCGAGCGCGGCGTCCACAGCGGCAAGAGCCCGGTCGGCCTCGCGGCCGCCGCCGTCTACGCCGCCGCACTCCTCACCAACGAGACGGTGACCCAGAGCGAGGTCAGCGAGGTGGCCAACATCAGCGAGGTCACCATCCGCAACCGGTACAAGGAACTGCTCGAAGCGAAGGGCGCGGCGGACGCGTAATCACTGGAAGCCTCGGTCCACGCCGTCGCGCTCGATGAGGTCCTCCAGCTCCGCGTCGAGGAGTTCCTCCGCCTCGTCGAACGTCTCCGAGAGCGCG encodes the following:
- a CDS encoding transcription initiation factor IIB, with amino-acid sequence MSETKTYSTTEAAERERERTDERTAPSCPECSGNLVTDEEHGETVCADCGLVVEEDEIDHGPEWRAFDSSERDSKSRVGAPTTQMMHDKGLSTNIGWQDKDAYGKTLSSRQREKMQRLRTWNERFRTRDSKERNLKQALGEIDRMASALGLPENVRETASVIYRRALSDDLLPGRSIEGVATSALYAAARQAGTPRSLDEIATVSRVDKMELTRTYRYIVRELKLEVKPADPEQYVPRFASELDLSEEASRQARELLRSSRERGVHSGKSPVGLAAAAVYAAALLTNETVTQSEVSEVANISEVTIRNRYKELLEAKGAADA
- a CDS encoding rubrerythrin-like domain-containing protein yields the protein MSERSPFECESCNERVSPTAYRATCPDCGGPLRRQRVH